A genomic region of Rheinheimera sp. MMS21-TC3 contains the following coding sequences:
- a CDS encoding 2OG-Fe(II) oxygenase — protein MTDFIEIYDNALSAEFCQQLIKTFNTSPHTTAGRTGGGVDLTKKNSTDLYLNQHPEYQQQLQQILQATTHYAGEYFKKYHFALIGPVGLTIQHPNSGQPVAITQDNYAEIGAPKALDFMRMLYRLGPIQAQKYQAGVGNYKYWHSEVYPQQGSTEPLHRTLLFMFYLNDVTEGGETEFYYQQKSIKPKAGRMVIAPAYFTHTHRGCIPKSNDKYILTSWILFNTAEQLYQPK, from the coding sequence ATGACTGATTTTATTGAAATTTATGACAACGCATTAAGTGCTGAGTTTTGTCAGCAGTTAATCAAAACATTTAACACTAGCCCTCACACTACAGCGGGTCGTACTGGGGGGGGCGTAGATCTTACTAAAAAAAATAGTACTGACTTATACCTTAACCAACACCCTGAATACCAACAACAATTACAACAAATTTTGCAAGCAACTACTCACTATGCCGGTGAATACTTTAAAAAGTATCACTTTGCCTTAATTGGCCCCGTTGGTTTAACAATTCAGCATCCTAACTCTGGCCAACCTGTAGCTATTACCCAAGATAATTATGCTGAAATTGGTGCACCAAAAGCATTAGACTTTATGCGTATGCTGTATCGATTGGGGCCTATTCAAGCTCAAAAATATCAAGCAGGCGTAGGTAACTATAAATACTGGCACTCGGAAGTTTACCCGCAACAGGGCAGCACTGAGCCATTACATCGCACACTATTATTTATGTTCTATTTAAATGATGTAACAGAAGGTGGCGAAACAGAGTTTTATTACCAACAAAAATCCATTAAACCAAAAGCCGGTAGAATGGTTATAGCACCGGCTTACTTTACACATACCCACCGCGGTTGTATTCCAAAATCAAATGATAAATATATCCTTACTAGTTGGATTTTATTTAACACTGCAGAACAGTTGTATCAGCCAAAATAA
- a CDS encoding GNAT family N-acetyltransferase yields MQWHVVKFSELDTLTLYNLLQLRVDVFVVEQNCPYPELDDRDLDLNTRHIILKKGDKVIAYARVLAPGLIFENFPAIGRLCVSQTARRLGLGKVLVEKSISVVKEFWPETDIYISAQCYLEQFYQQLGFNTAGESYLEDDIPHITMILPSN; encoded by the coding sequence ATGCAATGGCATGTAGTTAAATTCTCTGAGCTTGATACCTTAACGCTATATAATTTGTTGCAGTTAAGGGTAGATGTATTTGTGGTTGAGCAAAACTGCCCTTATCCAGAGTTGGATGATAGAGATTTAGACTTAAATACTCGCCATATTATCTTGAAAAAAGGTGATAAAGTTATCGCCTATGCCAGAGTGCTTGCGCCAGGACTTATTTTTGAAAACTTTCCGGCTATTGGTCGCCTTTGCGTGTCGCAAACGGCAAGACGCTTAGGTCTTGGTAAAGTATTAGTAGAAAAAAGTATAAGTGTAGTAAAAGAGTTCTGGCCAGAAACGGATATTTATATATCAGCACAATGCTATTTAGAGCAGTTTTATCAACAACTTGGCTTTAATACAGCAGGCGAGTCTTATTTAGAAGACGATATTCCCCATATCACTATGATTTTACCCAGCAATTAA